In Capricornis sumatraensis isolate serow.1 chromosome 2, serow.2, whole genome shotgun sequence, the DNA window GCTTTGCTTTTGTTCTGTTCTACCTGATTTCACATTCTCTGGGGCTGGTTACTGTTGTTCTACATGGCCACACAGTATATTTCAAAAAGAGATAATGCTTGAGACACAGGGGCGACGGGGTGCCACTTATCTGAGAGTATACCCGCATAAACGTATACATCTTCAACTTTTTGCAGTTCTAACTTCAACAGTCAGCAATAGTTTTGATAGTTCATATactccaaaacaaaaaataaacaaaatgacaaGGACTgggggaaaagaccctgaatggcATATAAACCGAAACAAATGAATCAAATTGTCCTTTAAAGTTCAAAGGTAACACTGAAGGGAGAAGGGAAGCTAGCAGAAACCAGCTTGTGAATAGAGTATTTGAACTAAAGACTCTGGCtcctgtctgactccttccaaccccatgggctatacagtccctggaattctccaggccagaatactggagtgggtagcctttcccttctccaggtgatcttcctacgatcaaacctgggtctcccccattgcaagcagattcttcaccagctgagccacgagggaagcccaggaacactggagtggtagtctatcccttctccagcggatcttcctgacccaggaatcaaaccgctgtctcctgcattgcgggcgaattctttaccaactgagctatcgggagCCCAGAGACCCTTAGGCTTAAGATGAAAACTGCTCTAAAACATAGTGAAactaaataaaagggaaaaaaaatttgtgtTCTAACGTCTGGCAAGGAAAGGGCCAAGACCCAGGCTTGCTGCGAGCAGAGGCCCTCCCGGTCCCCAGGCTGATCCTAAGAGACGGCTGCAGAAAGCTGGGCAGAACTCCTCTGCCAGTGTAGGTTCCTCAAGTCGGGACTGCGTAACTAAACCAGTTGCACTTTTTTTTATTAACAGCTTTCTTCACCCCAAAATGCTTTGTAGTTGTGTGTGCAGCACTCTGCCCTGATATGTGTGCTGTACAATAAGAACCAAACCTAATACATTCTGGCggcaaaaaaacaaacccacttcTTACTTTTAGAGAGGCAAGGGTTAGCAGTTCTGAAATTACTTTTACTGTAATCTAAGATTGAGCTAATATGTAAATACACTGTGAATGAGAGCAGAGTTCTTATTATTGGAGATGAGGTTTTCAAATATAGAAAGCAGACAGGATATAATGAATGCTGTGATGCTAGCCTGGAATTAGAAGTATCAgacttctgcttttttttaatatagagaaaCAGATACAGATGTGTGTGCTTATGTATATAGAAACACATGTGTATAcagaacatatacatatatatgtatgtatgtatatatgaacaGTGCATATATCTACCTGCTCACTCTGCTAGAGGGCCTAGAAGAAGTGACACCCACATCCTAGTAGTATGAAGTATACCTAGCACTCaggtcttggtttctaaataccatcCTCCTCCAAAATGAACCAAAGCTCCTTGAAGAAATGGCTGACTTTAGCGCTGGGGTATGGAAAATACAAGATGAATCTGGAACACGTTCTTGTGCCTAAGGTAAAGAAGTGCTTACAAAAGATGGGGACAGAGGAGGAAAGGTATGGAGAAAAATGACGGCGACATGTTAAAGGGACATAGAAGCCAGCTTCAAGGGTACTACTGGCCAAGTCTGGGATAACTTAAGCACCAATTAAAGAATGACAGTCAAGGTTTGTGCGTGCgtgttcagtcgcgtccgactctttgcgaccccatggactgtagcctgtgaggatcctctgtccatggaatttcacaggcaagaatactgaactgagttaccattttctcctccaggggatcttcctgatccaggaattgaacatttgtctcttgtgtctcctgcattggcaggcagattctttaccactatgccacttTTAGAATCCATTAAATAAGAACCCACATTCTTATGTGTagcaacaaatatataaatatataatgcagaaaggaaaattcttaaatataagAGAGGGTGAACTGATACATTTAGTAATGATGGAGCTAGAAAATATCCATCTTGTAATTGTCATGTGATTTAGGGCAGAATCACTAATGAAAACTAAAACTGCTAAGGGGAAGCTTGAGAAATAAAGTCTCAAAGTATATCTTCATGAGATATTTATTCattatgaaaggaaaagagtAACTTTGTTAAGGAGACAAAGTGGACATCACCTTAACCAAGTGTTCCAAGTTTATACTGCCAGCAAGAGGAGAAACAAGCTTTACGTGCTTTCAGATGTTATGTACTGAGAAGACACAGTATAACCTCTAACATCCCATATACTCAAGAAAAACACATCAGACAAACCCATAAAAGTAACCCAACATAAGATAACTAGCATATACTCTTCAAAAACAGAGAGATAAATATGAAGGTTATAAAAGACTGAGGATCTGGACCAGATTAGAGGAGGCTGAAGACATGACGGTAAGTGTGGTGCATTATCCAGGACTTTCTTTCCCTGTAAGGAAAACTGGCAAAATCAGAATATATTACACAGATAACCGTCaatgttaattttctgattttggtCATTGGGATGTGGTTATACATTAGAGTATCTTTGATTTTAGAAAATATGCATATAACgagtgcttccctgatagtttagttggtaaagaatccacctgcaatgcaggaaaccctagttcgattcctgggttaggaagatgccctggagaaaggctaggctacccactccagtattctgggacttcccttgtggctcagctagtaaagaatccacttgcaatgcaggagacccaggttcgatccctgggttgggaagatcccatggagaagggaatggctacccactccagtattctggcctggagaatttcatggactgtgtagtccacggagttgcatagacatgactgagcgactttccatctagtcaaggctatggtttttccagtggtcatgtatggatgtgagggttggactgtgaagaaggctgagcgctgaagaattgatgcttttgaactgcggtgttggagaagactcttgagagtcccttggactgcaaggagatccaaccagtcctttctgaaggagatcaaccctgggatttctttggaaggaatgatgctaaagctgaaactccagtactttggacacctcatgcgaagagttgactcattggaaaagactctgatgctgggagggattgggggcaggaggagaaggggatgaccgaggatgagatggctggatggcatcacggactcgatggacgtgagtctgagtgaactctgggagatggtgatggacagggaggcctggcgtgcagcaattcctggggtcgcaaagactcggacacgactgagcgactgaactgaactgaactgaactgagcgactttcactttcaagatataAAAGAAGGCATCATgtctcaggttcagttcagttcagttgctcagtcatgtccgactctttgcgactccatgaaccacagcacgccaggcctccctgtccatcaccaactcctggtgttcactcaaactcacgtccatcgagtcagtgatgccatcaggccatctcatcctctgtcgtccccttctcctcctgcccccaatccctcccagcatcagggtcttttccaatgagtaaactcttctcatgaggtggccaaagtactggagtttcagcctcagcatcagtccttccaatgaacacccaggactgatctcctttaggatggactggttggatctccttgcagtccaagggactcgcaagagtatCTCAGGTTACTATCACAtaattcagaaaacagaaaaaaaaaaaaaaaaaaaaagatggagagaaagagtAAAGCAAACATGGTAAAGTGTTAACATTTTAGTTAACAAGTGATAACACTAACACTGTTAACACTAGTTAACTAACACTTTAGTTAACACTAGTTAAAGTGCAGAGGAATATGATTTTTCTCCAAGTCTGAAATTACGtccctatatatgtgtgtgtgtgtgcatcttcaGACAGAATGACTAAAGTAAACAAACTTTGTGATCGGACCTTTCCCAGCAACTCTTGAGGCAGATAGGCTTTCCGGGGCTTAAAGAGAGACCCAGTCTGGCTCACAGTCAACACAATGGCACCTCCTtgctgaaagaaagaagaaaaagctgaATTTCAGCAAGacagaaaaatgcattttaagcatctgcagatttttttttttgccatatagaACAGTTAAATGGCAACTAAATTATTAATTTGTGATTTGATTCTGACAATAAATTGCTACATGATCTTAAATTTATCAAAATCCTCTCCAAAGTtggtaagaaataaaaacatcttgAACAAATGCAGTAAAGTGAAATTAtgccaatatttttttaaaaaaaggttttgaaTAAGTGTATTATAGTCAAGTGGAGAGATAAGCCAAATTACAGACATTAAGTAAGATATAAGAACTTTCTGTCCATGTACTTAGAGACTGGTAAGTATTAGCAATGAAGCAATcaaacatctttaaaatgaaaatacatttttttctgaaatgtgttAGGCATTGTATGTACTCACCCAATCATTTTTCACCATTTTCCTCAGGTTGTAAATAAGGGCTAGTTCTTCTGGGGCAATCTGCATATTGGTCAACGtgtgagagggaggagagagggagagaagagaacatTACTTGCTTTCCCTGGATGCTCTCCTGAGATAGTTGCACtgacaacattcaaaaaatcCTCAAccgggatttctctggtggcccagtggttaggactccgtgctcaCACTGCCAAGGGTCCAACTTCAGTCcttgatcggggaactaagatctcacaagtaCTTTGGCTGCGTGGCCATAAAACAACAAACTACAGAGCCATGTACCTGGAGGTACAACTCTGGGATAAGCTACGTGGCCACTGGTCCTCAAACTGCCATACTTCTGGAGATTAAAACCAGTGGGAAAAATAACCACTGCCCTAAACCACTGATTTCCTTGATGCTTCTGATTGTCTCTGCTTAGAATAGGGAACATCATTTtgaaaagagaatagaaaaaatcGTGAAAAGGAAACACAGCTTTTGCTGTCATGCTCTTGGTGTTCAGTGGATAatagtatcagtccttctgataCTATTTTCACTATACGTCTTATTTCATATATTCcaaaagcaagaaaatatatTGCCTGGTTTAAAAGGCTATGTCCCAACCTACATAGATGATTCCTGAAATCAGGGAAACCAAAATAGAGAAACTTAGTTTTCCTACCAGGcttttatcttctcttttcaGTGTGGTCCTTCCCCAGAGAGCATTGACTCCATCCACTGCCACCAGGAGGCGAAAAATACCCAGAGAACTTTGCCTCTTTAGCTCTTTAAGCACAATCCCAACTGCATCTGTGGCATTCCTCACTCGCATTATGCCCTGTAGGGGAAGAGAGACAGTGGACTGCAGTTCTACAAGGGGCTGTCTCTGGTTATGACAGGGTACAAGTTCTATCTTTTTTTAATACCTGTTCAACTACTTCTGCCAGAGGACTGCCTTTCTCAGTGCTTTCTCGCTTATTCCAGACATACTTGTCTTGAActtttatctaaaaataaaacaaagaccaAAAAAGGCCACTTAGCCTGAGAATGAACCCATCCCTAGCTAGGAAGGTAGGGTAGGAGGTTAAGGTTATTAGCAGTCAGCTTTAATCTATTTTTCAAGCCGAGTAAGAGACCTCAGCAGAAAGTGAATGCTTTGTAGCCCATTTTTGCCTGGAGCataaagaaacacaagaaaaaacaTAAGGGATTCTGATTAAAAAGGCCCAGGATGAAGCCTTGCTATCTGAATTTTTAACAAGCTCCTAGGTGATTCTGACTTATATCCAGAGTTGAAAACCCCTAGCCTAGAGACTGTGAACAAGAatcacttgaaaataattttacaaatctGTTTCTGGTTCCTAAAAGATCCAATCTGGAAATAATTACGTAGTTGAAATGTTCGTTAGAGGATTTTAGGCTGTCACCTTGGAAAAGTCAATGAATCTGTCTGGACTTCCTTTTGCTCCACACCAGGTGCAGACAGCTTACTGCTGCCTGTTTCCCATGCATAAATGAGCTTTAGGGTATGAACTCACTGTGAATAAAtgtatgaaagaaataaaaaatggtatAGTTATCCCAACTACAATATTAGTTCTCCATAGTCTACTGGTACTTAGGGcacaaagaagataaaatcttAAGGACTGTCCAGCACCAAACTTCTGGGAGTCTAGTCACCTGACTCAAGAAACGCTCATTTGCAGTTTTGAAATTCTTCAGCCAGACTGAAGCTTCTAAAGGTTGATCAAAGCGCTGTTTGTTGTAGGTGGACTGCAGAAGATCCCGGCAGTTTTTCACCCAAAGATGAGCTAatcaaaaggcaaaagaaaacaaactaggtAGGAACTGACTGTATTCAACTCAAAATACTCCATGCCCCTTTCTGTTATGGGAGATGACTTTAGATTcccatatatatttcttaaagccTCCCTGCTTCAGAGGTTTATTTTTTGGTCTAGTCCATCGTAAATATTATCACTGTACACAATACACAAACAAATGGATTAAAGGTcacctttccctttcacttttcactttcatgcattggagaaggaaatggcaacccactccagtgttcttgcgtggagaatcccagggacaggggagcctggtgggctgccgtctatggggccgcacagagtcagacatgactgaagcgacttagctgtaGCAGTAGCTTCTTCACAGTTTTAGTTAGAATATGTCGATGCAAACAACACTGAACAAAACAAGgagagacagggacttccctgatggtccagtggttaagaatccacctgccaatacaggggacatgggtttaacCCCTGGTCTGGCAAGATTCCATGTGCCGCAGAGCAACTGACCTCATCCTCTGTAACTAGAGTCCGcacactgcaacaagagaggccactgcaatgagaagcccatgcactgtaacgaaaagtagcctctgctcactgcaactagagaaagcccacagatagcgacgaagacccagggcaatcaaaaataagtaaaatcacgtactaaagaaacaaaacagggaGGGATATGTATGAAGTGTGagagtttaatttttaaacttcatgCCGACAACCCAGAATGCTGGCAAGCAGTGCCATGGCAAAGGCTCTGTGGGTCTCACGGTTGTTAGCTGATGGCACAGTCTGTGGTGAACGCAGAGGTGGGAGTTCATGCTCATGGGCGTGAGGCAACCACCAGAGGACTGTGCCTCCCAGAGGACTGCAGGGCCAAAATACTTCATTCCTGTTGTCAAAAGGCTCCCGAACTAGCTCGCACCAATCTGCCTCTGGAGCAGAGCCCTGCCAGAAAACTGAGGTCACAGTGCCACCACAGTAACAGAACAACCCCAACAGAGTGAGGGGAGGAAGTTCTTACCATCTGGAATATGCAGTATCAGCCAGTCTTGTTTTGCACAGAAATGAATAATATGGCAAAGACTGAGGGTTTTTCCTGTTCCCTTCTCGCCATCTAAAGCACTTGCTGTTAAAGAAAACACTACCAAAAGGGACACTTCCACTGTCAAGAAATAAAGAATTTCTTTTTCCCACATTTGAGGGAGGAAAGCACTGGCTCAGACAGCCCAGGCAAGCAGGAAAGGATACAGAGAACATATCGTACGGCTGGGTGAGCAAAATTGGTGTTTTTCAGGTAATGCAGAAGCTCGAGGGCTGGTTTCCTTACCATCAGGCATGCTTCACTGAATGTCTTCACCTAACAAGACgggaaaagagggaggaaagggTGGGGCTGGAACTTCTAGCCAGTTCTGGTAATATACACCGAGCCTAATACAGCAACCATAGAATCAAACTGCCTActgttcatttattcagttaAAGGATGTTGGTATTGAATTTGAAAATTTAACCATGTAATTtagctaaaaattaaaacacatcaTCCCACACCAAGCACATAACAGTCAGCTTTTGATTATTTCTGTAAATGAAGATTAGTTAATTGAAATCTACAAATAATTCTGATGTCTCATAACATAATTATGCATACTACTTAAGGTTGATACAAATATTACAAGTGTGTAAAATGCTGAACAAGGTATTTGATACATGCTAATCATCAAATTAGCTGATGGCATAAAGcctgtttattctttaaaatttatttttagctagTTCTTACTGTAACCACCTACACTTTTCTCTGAACTATATATGTACCAGCTCAAGAGCAGGTGTGACCAGTTGCCTCAGCTATGAGGCCATACTTGAC includes these proteins:
- the DAP3 gene encoding small ribosomal subunit protein mS29 isoform X1; the protein is MSTGIMLKGMTRLVSRVHKLDPGRFLHSGTQAPQCLVAHLDNQVPTESPRAISRTLENDPAKHGEQHVGQHYNISIQELKTVFPHGLPPRFVMQVKTFSEACLMVRKPALELLHYLKNTNFAHPAVRYVLYGEKGTGKTLSLCHIIHFCAKQDWLILHIPDAHLWVKNCRDLLQSTYNKQRFDQPLEASVWLKNFKTANERFLSQIKVQDKYVWNKRESTEKGSPLAEVVEQGIMRVRNATDAVGIVLKELKRQSSLGIFRLLVAVDGVNALWGRTTLKREDKSLIAPEELALIYNLRKMVKNDWQGGAIVLTVSQTGSLFKPRKAYLPQELLGKEGFDTLDPFIPILVSNYNPKEFEACIQYYLENNWLQHEKAHTEEGKKELLFLSNRNPGLLERLCAYL
- the DAP3 gene encoding small ribosomal subunit protein mS29 isoform X2 — translated: MLKGMTRLVSRVHKLDPGRFLHSGTQAPQCLVAHLDNQVPTESPRAISRTLENDPAKHGEQHVGQHYNISIQELKTVFPHGLPPRFVMQVKTFSEACLMVRKPALELLHYLKNTNFAHPAVRYVLYGEKGTGKTLSLCHIIHFCAKQDWLILHIPDAHLWVKNCRDLLQSTYNKQRFDQPLEASVWLKNFKTANERFLSQIKVQDKYVWNKRESTEKGSPLAEVVEQGIMRVRNATDAVGIVLKELKRQSSLGIFRLLVAVDGVNALWGRTTLKREDKSLIAPEELALIYNLRKMVKNDWQGGAIVLTVSQTGSLFKPRKAYLPQELLGKEGFDTLDPFIPILVSNYNPKEFEACIQYYLENNWLQHEKAHTEEGKKELLFLSNRNPGLLERLCAYL